A stretch of Petrotoga mexicana DSM 14811 DNA encodes these proteins:
- the htpG gene encoding molecular chaperone HtpG — translation MPEVKEFQAETKQLLNLIINSIYTHKDIFLRELISNASDALDKIRFLSLKDPGVLQNDTELQIRIEIDQDNNTLIVEDNGIGMSYEEVIENLGTIAKSGTKNFLEQLKQAQSENTIINLIGQFGVGFYSVFMVAKKVIVETKKWDQDKGVRWESDGIGTYSIEECEKANRGTKITLILKDDLDEDENYLDQYKIQELVKKHSNYIKYPIKMKWEEEVEAGKKKITNKILNSMVPLWNKNKEEISQNEYNEFYKEHFYDWNDPFDVIHFKAEGTTVEFTALLYIPSKLPFTFFSKDYKRGLNLYSKNVFIMENCEEVLPNYLGFVKGLVDSPDFSLNISREILQKNKQLKVIRKNIERKILDALKSKLENEREKYVEFWKEFGKVIKAGLYQNIQEKEKVQDLLLFESSTSDKNMVTLKEYISKMKEDQGNYIYYAVGESKEIIENLPQMETFKEKGYEVLYLTDEIDEFLIKLMHDYEGKEFKSISSSNVKIDEKFKEKEEENKDLLQKIKEYLKDKVKDVRLTDKLKESPACIVSANEAISLNMEKTLKNLEQLPFEAEKILELNPDHQVFKILTDIYHKDQNSEEIKDYAELLYNQSLLLEGLEIEDKTTFAKLITKLMIKSKK, via the coding sequence ATGCCTGAAGTAAAAGAATTTCAAGCAGAAACAAAACAATTACTCAATCTAATAATAAACTCCATTTACACTCACAAAGACATATTTTTAAGAGAGTTGATTTCTAACGCATCAGACGCGCTTGATAAAATCAGATTCTTATCTTTAAAAGACCCTGGCGTTCTACAAAATGATACTGAATTGCAGATAAGGATTGAAATAGACCAAGATAACAACACTTTGATAGTTGAAGATAACGGTATTGGAATGTCTTATGAAGAAGTAATCGAAAACTTGGGAACTATTGCAAAATCAGGCACTAAAAACTTTCTGGAACAACTAAAACAGGCTCAATCTGAAAACACTATTATAAACCTCATAGGGCAATTCGGAGTTGGGTTTTATTCGGTATTCATGGTTGCGAAAAAAGTTATTGTAGAAACAAAAAAATGGGATCAGGATAAAGGTGTGAGATGGGAATCCGATGGAATAGGAACTTATTCAATTGAAGAATGTGAAAAAGCCAATAGAGGAACTAAGATTACCCTAATATTGAAAGATGATCTAGATGAGGATGAAAATTATTTGGACCAATATAAAATTCAAGAATTAGTCAAAAAACACTCTAACTATATAAAATATCCCATAAAAATGAAATGGGAAGAAGAAGTAGAAGCAGGTAAAAAGAAGATAACCAATAAAATACTTAATTCGATGGTTCCCTTATGGAACAAAAACAAAGAAGAAATATCTCAAAACGAATACAACGAGTTCTACAAAGAACATTTTTACGATTGGAACGATCCTTTCGATGTTATTCATTTCAAAGCTGAAGGAACTACGGTTGAATTTACAGCTTTGCTTTATATTCCTTCTAAGTTACCCTTTACTTTTTTCAGTAAAGATTACAAAAGGGGCTTAAACCTCTATTCAAAGAACGTGTTTATAATGGAAAACTGTGAAGAAGTTCTCCCCAATTATTTGGGTTTCGTTAAAGGATTGGTGGACTCTCCCGACTTCTCTTTGAATATCTCAAGAGAAATACTCCAGAAAAACAAGCAACTTAAAGTAATAAGAAAAAATATTGAAAGAAAGATATTAGACGCTTTAAAATCAAAACTTGAAAACGAAAGAGAAAAGTACGTGGAATTTTGGAAAGAATTTGGAAAGGTTATAAAAGCAGGATTATATCAGAATATACAAGAAAAAGAAAAAGTTCAAGACCTACTTTTATTCGAAAGTTCTACATCTGATAAAAATATGGTGACCCTTAAAGAATACATTTCAAAAATGAAAGAAGATCAAGGTAATTATATATATTACGCAGTGGGGGAAAGTAAAGAGATTATTGAAAACCTACCTCAAATGGAAACTTTCAAAGAAAAAGGTTATGAAGTGTTGTATTTAACAGATGAAATAGACGAATTTCTCATCAAATTGATGCATGACTACGAAGGAAAAGAATTCAAATCGATCAGCAGTTCAAATGTAAAAATAGATGAAAAATTTAAAGAAAAAGAAGAAGAAAACAAAGACTTGCTCCAAAAAATAAAAGAGTATCTTAAAGACAAAGTAAAAGATGTTAGATTAACAGATAAATTGAAGGAATCCCCCGCATGTATAGTAAGTGCCAACGAAGCAATATCCTTGAACATGGAAAAAACCTTAAAAAATCTAGAGCAACTACCCTTTGAAGCTGAAAAGATCTTAGAGCTAAATCCTGATCATCAAGTATTTAAAATATTAACAGATATATACCACAAAGATCAGAACTCAGAAGAAATTAAAGATTACGCTGAATTACTTTACAATCAATCTTTGTTACTTGAAGGATTAGAAATCGAAGATAAAACTACATTTGCAAAACTGATCACAAAGCTAATGATAAAATCAAAAAAATAA
- the amrB gene encoding AmmeMemoRadiSam system protein B, with the protein MEKIRNPVVAGTFYPSNPENLKSLIKELFGDSFKVNSEKLIPPMGVIVPHAGYIYSGETAAKAYKKIFEKGIAKRVFLLGPNHTGLGSKISIFTSGSWETPLGKIKVDEKTTRKILKELDIYNDEFAHLNEHSLEVQLPFLQYAMGNDFEIVPICMMDQSLETSKKLGKILADIIEDGDLVVASSDMNHYESHEKTLLKDEKVIETLKKMDLQEMYDRIKRYNITMCGYGPVAVLLSIGFDDIEIIDHTTSGEKSGDYEVVVGYISAIVSNSQK; encoded by the coding sequence ATGGAGAAGATAAGGAATCCTGTGGTTGCAGGTACTTTTTACCCTTCGAATCCAGAAAATTTAAAAAGTCTTATAAAAGAGCTTTTCGGTGATAGTTTTAAAGTAAATTCTGAAAAATTAATTCCTCCTATGGGGGTTATAGTACCTCATGCTGGTTACATATATTCTGGGGAAACCGCAGCAAAAGCCTATAAAAAGATATTTGAAAAAGGTATAGCAAAAAGAGTATTTTTGTTAGGGCCTAATCATACAGGATTAGGGTCTAAAATATCAATTTTTACAAGTGGTAGTTGGGAAACCCCCTTGGGAAAAATAAAAGTTGACGAAAAAACCACAAGAAAGATTTTGAAAGAGTTAGATATTTATAACGATGAATTTGCACATTTAAATGAGCATTCACTAGAGGTACAGTTACCTTTTCTTCAGTATGCTATGGGAAATGATTTTGAAATTGTACCTATTTGTATGATGGATCAAAGTTTAGAAACCTCCAAGAAACTAGGAAAAATTTTAGCAGATATAATAGAAGACGGAGATTTAGTCGTTGCTTCTTCGGATATGAATCATTACGAAAGTCATGAAAAGACATTGCTAAAAGATGAAAAAGTTATAGAAACATTAAAAAAGATGGATTTACAAGAAATGTATGATAGAATAAAAAGATATAATATTACTATGTGTGGATACGGTCCCGTCGCTGTTCTTTTAAGTATAGGATTTGATGATATTGAAATAATTGACCATACGACGAGTGGCGAGAAAAGTGGGGATTATGAAGTGGTAGTTGGATACATCTCTGCAATAGTTAGTAATTCACAAAAATAA
- a CDS encoding Asp23/Gls24 family envelope stress response protein produces MLIETEFGTVDIKNEVIKELVYKAVIESYGTVEISGKQGFFDRISSLWSKSEDRGINVSENEESIVIDLFLVFEYGLPIKKVAQNIQENVHHRVTSMLNFDNIKVNVSISGLKY; encoded by the coding sequence ATGTTAATAGAAACAGAATTTGGTACTGTAGATATAAAAAACGAAGTTATAAAAGAATTGGTTTATAAAGCTGTTATCGAATCCTATGGGACGGTTGAAATCTCTGGAAAACAAGGATTTTTTGATAGGATATCAAGTTTATGGTCAAAAAGTGAAGATAGAGGAATAAATGTATCGGAAAATGAAGAAAGCATAGTAATTGATCTCTTCCTCGTTTTTGAATATGGTCTCCCCATTAAAAAAGTCGCTCAAAACATACAAGAGAATGTTCATCATAGAGTTACATCTATGTTAAATTTTGATAATATCAAAGTAAACGTGAGCATATCTGGCTTGAAATATTGA
- a CDS encoding DAK2 domain-containing protein: MLKFLYAKDLYLALKKGTEELAKNKDEINALNVFPVPDGDTGNNMLAGMLEACKSMDEVEDKNDMKSMMESLRRGLLLGARGNSGVILSQIFRGITEILEKKKRISTQDFIKALKNAKDRAYNAVMKPVEGTMLTLIRRLSEKMEETMSEEKDFLIFFDTMVKYSFEIVEETPKYLKKLRDSNVVDAGAKGLAYILKGMNDALHGDIEVELEELESATPEQITEIAYEELTYQYCTEAIVKFQKQPIQKKTLEEIRSFLEGLGDSIVLVNQDDILKTHIHTNHPGLVFEKFLEHGELIKTKIDNMKAQHEHIITKQKEGKTADIEQAKVAVNNNLNNKNWGVIAVSPGKGISEIFKSLGVDQVIFGGQSTNPSVKDISEAINKITQKKVIILPNNPNIILAAEKTAELTDKEILILPTKHVQEGISAMLGFDDNMDKEELKESMMGYVKSIVPIEVTYAVRDSTIKGEKIKKGEYLIFLGKELKAHGKNVYKETEKVLEELIKKGYEIITIIYGEGAKKEKIDQLVKNLTQKYTNIEVEIHNGGQRHYPLLISVE, from the coding sequence ATGCTCAAGTTTTTGTATGCAAAAGACCTATATCTGGCTTTAAAAAAAGGTACGGAAGAATTAGCTAAAAACAAAGATGAAATTAACGCCTTAAATGTCTTCCCTGTCCCAGATGGAGACACAGGTAATAATATGTTAGCAGGTATGCTCGAAGCTTGTAAAAGTATGGATGAAGTTGAAGATAAGAACGATATGAAATCTATGATGGAAAGTTTAAGAAGAGGCCTTTTGTTAGGAGCAAGGGGAAACTCAGGTGTTATTTTGTCACAAATATTTCGCGGAATAACTGAAATTCTCGAAAAAAAGAAAAGAATTAGCACACAAGATTTTATAAAGGCTCTCAAAAATGCAAAAGATAGAGCTTATAATGCCGTTATGAAACCAGTTGAAGGAACAATGTTGACTTTAATACGAAGATTGTCAGAAAAGATGGAAGAAACTATGTCCGAAGAAAAAGATTTTTTGATTTTTTTTGATACTATGGTAAAGTATTCATTTGAAATAGTAGAGGAAACCCCTAAATATTTGAAAAAATTACGCGATTCGAATGTTGTGGATGCTGGAGCAAAAGGACTTGCTTACATTTTAAAAGGGATGAACGATGCACTTCACGGTGATATTGAAGTCGAACTAGAGGAATTAGAATCCGCCACACCTGAACAAATAACAGAAATAGCCTATGAAGAACTAACATACCAGTATTGCACAGAAGCGATAGTAAAATTCCAGAAACAGCCTATACAAAAAAAGACCTTAGAAGAAATAAGGAGTTTTTTGGAAGGTCTCGGTGATTCCATCGTTTTAGTTAATCAGGATGACATATTAAAAACACACATACACACCAATCATCCAGGACTTGTCTTTGAAAAGTTTTTAGAACATGGCGAATTGATCAAAACAAAGATAGACAACATGAAAGCTCAACATGAACACATTATAACAAAACAAAAAGAGGGCAAAACAGCCGATATAGAGCAAGCCAAAGTGGCCGTTAACAATAATTTGAACAATAAAAATTGGGGTGTGATTGCAGTCTCTCCAGGAAAAGGAATTTCAGAAATTTTTAAAAGCCTGGGAGTGGATCAAGTTATTTTTGGAGGTCAATCTACCAACCCTAGTGTAAAAGATATCTCAGAAGCAATTAATAAAATTACACAAAAAAAAGTAATCATACTTCCCAATAACCCAAATATAATTCTCGCTGCAGAAAAGACCGCAGAGTTAACAGATAAAGAAATATTGATATTACCAACAAAACATGTTCAAGAAGGCATAAGTGCCATGCTTGGTTTCGATGACAATATGGACAAAGAAGAACTAAAAGAATCCATGATGGGATACGTTAAATCAATCGTTCCAATTGAAGTTACTTATGCGGTCAGGGATTCTACCATTAAGGGTGAAAAGATCAAAAAAGGCGAGTACTTGATATTTCTTGGGAAAGAATTAAAAGCTCATGGAAAGAATGTTTATAAAGAAACGGAAAAAGTTTTAGAAGAACTAATAAAAAAAGGCTATGAAATCATTACTATAATTTACGGTGAAGGGGCTAAAAAAGAAAAAATCGATCAACTAGTAAAAAATCTGACCCAAAAATACACCAATATAGAGGTAGAAATTCACAACGGTGGACAGAGACATTATCCACTTCTCATTTCCGTTGAGTGA
- a CDS encoding glycine--tRNA ligase subunit alpha produces MYIQDVIMNLEKYWSDLGCVIDQPYDIEMGAGTYSPATFFKSFGANEWRVAYAQPCRRPTDGRYGENPNRMQRFYQYQVVIKPSPKDIQDLYIRSLESLGISPKEHDIRFVEDNWESPTLGAWGVGWEVWLDGMEITQFTYFQQMGGIPLTYIPVELTYGIERIAMYLQNIDNVYETKWNKNVKYKDIYKENERQFSYYNFEEADIDMLKTLYNMYKKEFQRLIAKQLYLPAYDYLAKSAHVFNLLDARNAIGVNERHQYILDIRNMAKSCAKLYIDSSNAEVIDVE; encoded by the coding sequence TTGTATATTCAAGATGTGATTATGAACTTAGAAAAATATTGGTCCGATTTAGGATGTGTTATAGACCAACCTTATGATATAGAGATGGGGGCAGGTACATACAGTCCTGCCACTTTTTTTAAGTCTTTTGGTGCAAATGAATGGAGAGTTGCCTATGCTCAACCTTGTAGAAGACCAACAGACGGTAGATACGGCGAAAATCCGAATAGAATGCAACGATTTTATCAATACCAGGTAGTTATCAAACCTTCACCCAAAGACATTCAAGATCTATATATTAGGTCTTTGGAATCTTTAGGGATATCCCCTAAGGAACATGACATAAGGTTTGTAGAAGATAATTGGGAATCTCCTACTTTAGGTGCGTGGGGAGTTGGATGGGAAGTATGGTTAGATGGTATGGAGATTACTCAGTTCACGTACTTTCAACAGATGGGGGGCATCCCATTAACTTATATTCCCGTTGAGCTTACTTATGGAATTGAGAGAATAGCTATGTATTTACAGAATATCGACAACGTTTATGAAACCAAATGGAATAAAAATGTAAAGTACAAAGACATATATAAAGAAAATGAAAGGCAATTTTCTTACTATAATTTTGAAGAAGCTGATATAGACATGCTTAAAACACTTTACAATATGTATAAAAAAGAATTTCAAAGGCTAATTGCAAAGCAATTATATTTACCTGCATACGACTATTTAGCAAAATCAGCACATGTATTCAACTTATTGGACGCAAGAAATGCCATTGGAGTTAACGAAAGGCATCAATACATATTGGATATAAGGAATATGGCGAAAAGCTGTGCAAAACTATATATCGACAGTTCAAATGCGGAGGTAATTGATGTTGAATAG
- the glyS gene encoding glycine--tRNA ligase subunit beta — protein MLNRAIFEIGVEDLPPSEFDNIRAQLEEGLKKSMEKNDLNFLSMNIFISPRRFGAYIVGLPDKQPDKKEKRKGPPKKICFDGNNQPTKALEGFAKSQGVQVKDVKFENNDGAEYAYIESVKAGEPTKIILQNIIPELITNMNFAKSMRWGKGNYTFVRPVHWVLGLYNREILEFEIFDEKSSNKSYGHRFFGEEILITNPQTFFSELKKNYVIPLYEERIEVIEREIHELEEQNNIKISLEEHEDLIQEIAKMTEFPKGVVGSFDEKYLFLPPEIIIVTVRHHQRSFVAMKDGKVINKYIAFQDGFGRKGNVTNGYTRVINARLDDAAFYYEDDLKADIQKRLEDLKSITYQVELGNYREKCERISTLSSKIAEKLGFENLDVVKRAGLLCKIDIPSKVVYEFPELQGIMARIYLKHKGETEDVFLTAQEHYKPLSENDEISQNLVANLVSLADKIDDLVGYFGIGKIPSGSKDPFGLRRKAFGILRILISLDWDLNLKELIDLSEKTFVESGKSNISIKSVENELINFLSNRLETILEREKISKEAINSVLINIYKPLRAYLAAKSLDKFIKKEEFRDFIIAFQRVNNISKNHKSHEYNGRLFIEEEEKTLFQKYLEVKSHFENCLKKLDYDGAIESLIYLKENIDRYFDSIFVMSEDESIRSNRLGFLKSLSALFYEIGDVEKLYKG, from the coding sequence ATGTTGAATAGAGCAATTTTTGAAATAGGTGTTGAAGATTTACCCCCATCAGAATTTGATAATATCCGAGCTCAATTAGAAGAAGGATTAAAAAAATCCATGGAAAAAAATGATTTAAATTTTTTATCCATGAATATCTTTATTTCCCCTCGTAGGTTTGGAGCTTACATCGTGGGCCTTCCAGATAAACAACCTGATAAAAAAGAAAAAAGAAAAGGTCCTCCAAAAAAGATTTGCTTTGATGGAAATAACCAACCCACAAAAGCACTCGAAGGTTTTGCTAAAAGCCAAGGTGTCCAGGTAAAAGATGTAAAATTTGAAAACAATGACGGCGCAGAATACGCATATATAGAGTCTGTTAAAGCGGGAGAGCCTACCAAAATTATTTTACAAAATATCATTCCGGAATTGATAACCAACATGAATTTTGCCAAAAGCATGAGGTGGGGAAAAGGTAATTACACCTTTGTAAGACCAGTACATTGGGTCTTAGGTTTGTACAATAGAGAGATTTTAGAATTTGAAATATTCGATGAAAAATCATCTAATAAAAGTTATGGTCATCGGTTTTTTGGTGAAGAGATATTGATTACAAATCCTCAAACTTTCTTTAGTGAATTAAAAAAGAACTATGTAATTCCTTTATATGAAGAAAGAATAGAAGTAATAGAGAGAGAAATTCATGAGTTAGAAGAGCAAAATAATATAAAGATTTCTTTGGAAGAACATGAAGATTTAATTCAAGAAATTGCCAAAATGACAGAATTTCCTAAAGGGGTAGTTGGAAGTTTTGATGAAAAATATCTTTTTCTACCCCCAGAAATTATTATTGTCACTGTAAGACACCATCAAAGAAGTTTTGTGGCGATGAAAGATGGAAAGGTAATCAATAAATACATAGCTTTCCAAGACGGCTTTGGCAGGAAAGGCAACGTTACAAATGGCTATACTAGAGTAATAAACGCAAGATTAGACGATGCGGCTTTTTACTATGAAGATGACTTAAAAGCGGATATACAGAAGAGGCTTGAAGATTTAAAGAGTATTACTTATCAAGTAGAATTAGGAAATTACAGAGAAAAATGTGAGCGAATATCAACACTCAGTTCAAAAATTGCCGAAAAACTGGGTTTCGAAAATTTAGATGTAGTTAAAAGAGCCGGGTTGTTATGTAAAATTGACATTCCTTCCAAAGTTGTATATGAATTTCCTGAATTGCAAGGAATTATGGCGAGAATCTACTTGAAACACAAAGGAGAAACGGAAGATGTTTTCTTAACGGCCCAAGAACACTACAAGCCTCTTTCGGAAAATGATGAAATATCTCAAAATTTAGTCGCTAACCTCGTCTCCTTAGCTGATAAAATAGATGACCTCGTTGGATACTTCGGTATTGGAAAGATCCCTTCAGGATCAAAAGATCCTTTTGGATTGAGAAGAAAAGCTTTTGGAATCTTAAGAATTTTGATATCGTTGGATTGGGACCTGAATCTTAAAGAACTTATCGATTTATCAGAAAAGACCTTCGTTGAAAGTGGAAAATCTAATATCTCAATAAAATCTGTAGAAAATGAGTTAATAAATTTCTTATCCAACCGTTTAGAAACCATTTTAGAAAGAGAAAAAATATCCAAAGAGGCTATAAATTCGGTTTTAATAAATATATATAAACCTTTAAGAGCTTACTTGGCTGCAAAATCTTTGGACAAGTTTATAAAAAAAGAAGAATTTCGAGATTTTATTATTGCGTTTCAAAGGGTAAACAACATTTCGAAAAATCATAAATCACATGAATATAATGGAAGACTATTCATAGAAGAAGAGGAAAAAACATTATTTCAAAAATATTTAGAAGTCAAATCCCATTTTGAAAACTGTTTGAAAAAATTAGATTACGACGGGGCAATTGAAAGCTTAATCTATTTAAAAGAAAATATTGACAGATATTTTGATAGCATCTTTGTTATGTCTGAAGACGAATCTATAAGAAGCAATAGACTAGGTTTTTTAAAATCTTTATCTGCTCTGTTTTATGAAATTGGAGACGTGGAAAAATTATACAAGGGCTAA